One Acidimicrobiia bacterium genomic window, GGCCGGAACCGCCGACGAGCGCATGCTGGAGGTCGTGGCCGGTGCCGACGCGGGCATCGTCCTCATGCACATGCAGGGCAGCCCCGCCACGATGCAGCAGAACCCGCGCTACGACGACGTCGTGGTCGACGTCGGCGATGCTCTGCGCGCCCGGGCCGATGCCGCCCGGCGGGCAGGGATCGGTGGCGAGCGGATCCTCCTCGACCCTGGTATCGGGTTCGGAAAGACCCCCGCCCACAACCTGGCGCTGCTCGCGCGACTCGACGAGCTCGTGGCGCGACTCGACCATCCTGTCCTCGTCGGCCCGTCGCGCAAGTCGTTCATCGGTGCCACTCTCGACCTCCCGGTGGCCGAGCGCGACGACCCGACGCTCGCCACGGTCGTCTGGGCGCTGGAGCGGGGTGCGTCGATGGTCCGCGTCCACGACGCTCGCGCCGCCCGTCGCGCCGCCGATCTCCTCGACGCCCTGGCAGAGGCGTCCGAACGGACCGAACGGGGCGCAGCGTGAGAGGGCGCTGGGCGCAGGGGCTGGAGCCCCGCATGTTCTGCTGGGTCGTCCAGGACCGCATGGCGATCTCGGAGCGCCCGGGCGGCTACGGGCGGAGTCACCGCAAGGTCCGGCGTGAGGAGGAGCTGATCTGGCTCAAGCGTGAGGGGTTCACGCGGGTCCTCTCGCTGCTCGACACCCCGCACAACCTCTCGGCCTACGAGGAGGCCGAGATCGAGTACGCCCGCGTCCCGCTGGGGGAGCCCGACGACGAGTCCGAGCGCCTCGTCCCGGTCTACGAGTCGATCGCCCGGCTGCTCGACGTCCCCGACTCCAGGATCCTCGTCCACCACGAGGACCTCGGCGACCGCGTTCTCGGAGCCGTCGCCGGCTACCTCCTCTACACGGGAGCCGTCGACACCGGGCCCCACGCCGTGGCGATCGTCGAGAAGCTGACCGGTCGCGAACTGGGTGCCGCGGGACGCCGGGTCGTGGCGGTCACCCTCGACGAGGAGATGAAGCGCGTCGTCTAGCAAGTCGTCGCTCGGGCGGGGCAGGGTACCTGCCCCGCTGATCCTCGACTCCGACGGTTCTGACAGTCGTCGCTCGGGCGGGGCAGGGTACCTGCCCCGCTGATCCTCGACTCCGACGGATCTAGGCTTCGTGGATGGATCACATCCTGATCTCGGGGATCCGCGCGATGGGAGTGCACGGCGTCCTGGCCGAGGAACAGTCCCGCCCGCAGCCCTTCGAGGTCGACGTCGACCTCGAGGTCGACGTCAGCACCGCCGGTGAGACCGACGACCTCGACGACACGGTCGACTACGGCGCCGTGTGCGAGGCGGTGGCCCGGATCGTCAGCTCGGAGAGGTACACACTCCTGGAGCGCCTCGCGACGCGGATCGCCGAGGTCTGCCGGTCCGACACCCGGGTCGGTGCCGCTACCGTCACGGTACGCAAGCTGCGTCCCCCGGTCCCGGTGATGGCCGACCACGTGGCGGTCCGGGTCCGCCGGTGACCGAGCGCGCCGTCCTCGGGTTGGGGTCCAACCTGGGCGACCGCCGGGAGCAGCTCCGCGCAGCGGTCCAGGCCATCCGTGAGCAGGTGGCTCCCGCGGAGGTGGCCGTGTCGGCGCTCTACGAGACGTCACCGGTGGGAGGCCCGCCGCAGGACGACTACCTCAACGCGGTGGTCGCCTTCGACACCGACCTCGACGCCCGGGCCCTCCTCCGCCTTGCCGCAC contains:
- the folB gene encoding dihydroneopterin aldolase; its protein translation is MDHILISGIRAMGVHGVLAEEQSRPQPFEVDVDLEVDVSTAGETDDLDDTVDYGAVCEAVARIVSSERYTLLERLATRIAEVCRSDTRVGAATVTVRKLRPPVPVMADHVAVRVRR
- the folP gene encoding dihydropteroate synthase encodes the protein MGAVPLSGVMGVLNVTPDSFSDGGMFSRVEVAVEHGRSLHADGADIVDVGGESTRPGAEPVPADVESARVLPVIAALVAEAIPVSVDTMKADVAAAALEEGAVVVNDVSAGTADERMLEVVAGADAGIVLMHMQGSPATMQQNPRYDDVVVDVGDALRARADAARRAGIGGERILLDPGIGFGKTPAHNLALLARLDELVARLDHPVLVGPSRKSFIGATLDLPVAERDDPTLATVVWALERGASMVRVHDARAARRAADLLDALAEASERTERGAA